The Halogranum gelatinilyticum genome contains a region encoding:
- a CDS encoding DUF429 domain-containing protein: MDFSGAQDAGRNIWLAEGTIEAVERDDMDADGGAEPTDTVDCDGLNVRDCRPATEWFDLPAARNRILPALTAFLGGLPAGTAVGLDFPFGLPGPLVGVDDWETFLVNFPSIYSSPEELRTRCTERAELVGDGDKTKLFRATDEPMAALSPYDIRLQSQTFYGIRDVLRPLVTAGRVRVHPMQSPSADKPSLLEVYPAGTLDDLGLHHTKYKDGSEAGRERREEILDGLAEHGITIAADVRKRALEDDGGDALDAVVATVSTYRNTRGSANLTTDDELTAIEGYIYV; this comes from the coding sequence GTGGACTTCAGCGGCGCGCAGGATGCCGGACGGAACATCTGGCTGGCGGAGGGTACTATCGAAGCTGTCGAGCGAGACGACATGGACGCCGACGGCGGAGCCGAGCCGACCGACACTGTCGACTGCGACGGACTCAATGTTCGCGACTGCCGACCGGCGACCGAGTGGTTCGACCTCCCGGCGGCCCGTAACCGGATTCTCCCGGCACTGACCGCTTTTCTCGGCGGTCTCCCGGCGGGGACCGCGGTCGGTCTCGACTTCCCGTTCGGGCTTCCGGGTCCGCTCGTCGGTGTCGACGACTGGGAGACGTTTCTCGTCAATTTTCCGAGCATCTACAGCTCGCCGGAGGAGCTTCGCACCCGCTGTACCGAGCGCGCGGAGCTCGTCGGCGACGGTGACAAGACCAAACTGTTCCGAGCGACCGACGAGCCGATGGCGGCGCTCTCGCCGTACGACATCCGCCTCCAGTCACAGACCTTCTACGGCATCCGCGACGTCCTCCGGCCGCTCGTCACCGCGGGCCGGGTTCGCGTCCATCCGATGCAGTCACCCAGTGCCGACAAACCCTCGCTCCTCGAAGTCTACCCCGCCGGAACGCTGGACGACCTCGGTCTCCACCACACGAAGTACAAAGACGGCTCCGAGGCGGGCCGCGAACGCCGCGAGGAGATCCTCGACGGTCTCGCAGAGCACGGCATCACCATCGCCGCCGACGTCCGGAAACGGGCACTCGAAGACGACGGCGGCGACGCGTTGGACGCCGTCGTCGCGACGGTGAGCACCTACCGCAACACACGGGGGTCGGCCAACCTGACGACGGACGACGAGCTGACCGCCATCGAGGGCTACATCTACGTCTGA
- a CDS encoding DUF7559 family protein, with translation MPATLEVKCTSSECELDMFEMHYTYDMPDDVGVEDFACPYCRETETLEVIEL, from the coding sequence ATGCCTGCCACCCTCGAAGTCAAGTGTACCAGCTCCGAGTGCGAGCTCGATATGTTCGAGATGCACTACACCTACGATATGCCCGACGACGTGGGTGTCGAGGACTTCGCTTGCCCGTACTGCCGCGAGACCGAGACGCTGGAGGTCATCGAGCTATGA